Sequence from the Natronomonas marina genome:
CCGGAGGCCGTCTTCGAGGCGTCGGGCCACCTCGAGACGTTCGACGACATGATTCTGGAGTGCGCCGAGTGCGGCGCCACCCATCGGGCGGACCACCTCGTCGAGGACGCTGTCGCGGACGTCGAGGACGCCGAGGCCCTTGAGCCGAGTCGGGTCGCCGAGTTGGTCGCCGACCACGGCATCGACTGTCCCTCCTGTGGGGCGCCGCTGGCCGGCCAGCCCGTCGAGGAGTTCAACCTCATGTTCGGCACGAACATCGGCCCCGGCTCCTCCTCGCCCGGCTACCTCCGGCCGGAGACCGCCCAGGGCATCTTCGTCGAGTTTCCGCGTCTGAAGGAGTACGCCCGCAACCAGTTGCCCTTCGGGGTCGCCCAGGTGGGTCGCGCCTACCGCAACGAGATCTCCCCGCGGCGCGCGCTGGTCCGGGTCCGGGAGTTCACGCAGGCGGAACTGGAGCACTTCGTCGACCCCGAGTACGACGACCCGCCCATCGAGCGGGTCGAAGACGTCGAACTGCCGCTGTACTCCGCGGAAGCCCAGCAGGGCGACGGCACCGCCGAGACCTACACTGTCCGTGAAGCCGTCGAGGCCGGCGTCGTCGAGAGCGAGTGGGTCGCCTACTACCTCGGCGAGTCGATGGCCTTCTACGAGCGGATCGGCGTCGACATGGACCGGTTCCGCTACCGCCAGCACCTGCCGGGCGAGTTGTCCCACTACGCCGCCGACTGCTGGGACGCCGAGACCGAACTCGGCGGCAACTGGATCGAGGTCACCGGCTTCGCCTACCGGTCGGACTACGACCTCCGGAAGCACGGTGAGTACTCCGAGGAGGACTTCACGATATTCCGGCAGTACGACGAGCCGAAGACCGTAGAGCGAGCGACGGTCGACCCCGACATGAGCTACCTGGGACCGACGTTCGGCGACGACGCCGGCGATGTGGTCGAGGCCCTGGAGTCGCTGGCCGCCCGCGACCGCTCGGCGTTCGACGGCGAAGCCGTCACCGTCGAGGTCGACGGCGAATCCTACACGCTGCCCGTCGAGAAGACCGGCTTCGCCGTCGAGGAGCAGACCGAGTCCGGCGAGCACATCACGCCGCACGTCGTCGAACCGTCCTTCGGCGTCGACCGGCTGGTCTACAGCGTGCTGGCCCACCGGTACGGTACCGACGAGGTCGACGGCGAGGAGCGCTCCTACCTCGAGTTGCCGCCCGAAATCGCGCCGACCGCCGTCGCGGTCTTCCCGCTCATGACCAAGGACGGCCTCGACGACCGCGCCCGCGAGGTTGCCGAGTCGCTGCGCGATGCGGGTCTGGAGGTGACGTACGACGACACGGGCAACATCGGCCGGCGGTACCGCCGCCAGGACGAGGTCGGCACGCCCTACTGTGTCACCGTCGACTACGACACGCTGGAGGACGACACCGTCACCGTCCGCGAGCGGGACTCGACCGACCAGACCCGCGTCGCCGTCGCGGAACTGCCCGCCGCCATCGACCGGCTCGTGAGCGGCGCGACGCTGTCGGACCTGTAGCCGCCCGGCCTGCGGGTCGATTTTTACTCCTGGCGACGCAACGGTCGGTATGACCGTCTACGAGTCGGACCTGCCGGGCGTCGGCAAGAAGTTCGAGGTCGAGATCGACGACGGCGAGCGGCTGGTCGTCGTCACGCACAACACCGGCAAGCGGGAGGTGTTCCGGCGGCGGGGCGACGACGACGCCGAGAAACTGTTCGAGCTGTCCGACCGACTGGCACGCCAGGTCGGAACCATCCTCGAGGGAGCGTACTTCCAGCCGGTCGTCACCGAGTCGACGGAGACGATGCTCGGCGAGGACACCCTCTTCGAGTGGGTGGCGGTCGTCGAGGGGTCGGAACTGGTCGGGCGGACGCTGGCGGACCTGGACTTCCGGGAGGCGACCGGTGCCTCCGTGGTCGCCGTCCAGCGCGACGGCGAGACGGAAGCCAACCCCGGAGCCGACACGACGGTCCGGGCCGGCGACACGCTGATAGTCGTCGGCTCCCGGGCCGACTGCGACCGCGTCGAGCGGCTGGCGGCCGGGGCGACCGACCCCCACGAGACGGCCGCCGAGGCGGCGGAGTCCCCCGAATCCGACGACGAGGACGCCTGAGGGATGGCGGCGCTGCTGCTGGAGGCCGGTGCCCTCTTCGCCGTCCTCGCCGTCGCCGGGACGGTCGCCGCCCGCCTCGACCTCTCGGTCATCCCGTTCTACGTCGTCGCGGGGATGCTCGTCAGCCCCGCCGTGCTGGGGCGGGCCGGCTACCCCGCGCTACGGGATCAGGAGTTCGTCACGCTGCTGGCGGAACTGGGCATCGTCTTCCTGCTCTTCTTCCTGGGGCTGGAGTTCAGCCTCGACCGCCTGCTCGAAGCGAAGGAGAACGTCGGCAAGTCGGGACTCGTCGACCTCGTCGTCAACTTCCCGGCTGGCGTCGTCGTGGGGCTGGCGCTCGGCTGGTCGGCCCTCGAGGCGGTCGTCCTCGGCGGCATCGTCTACATCTCCTCGTCGGCCGTCATCACGAAGTCGCTCATCGACCTCGGCTGGATTGCCAACGACGAGGCCCAGCCGATGCTCGGGACGCTCGTCTTCGAGGACCTCTTCATCGCGGTGTATCTGGCGGTGGTCTCGGCGGTCCTCGTCGGGGGCGGGGGGATCGCCGCCGTCGCCACCGACGTCGCCGTCGCCGTCGGCTTCCTGTTCGTACTCGTCGTGGCCGTCTACCGGGGCGGCGAGTACTTCGAGCGCTACCTCGATGTCGGCTCCCGGGAACTGTTCGTCGTGCGGGCGGTCGCGCTCACCGTCCTCGTCGGCGGTGGCGCCCTCGCTTTGGGCGTCAGCGAGGCCGTCGCCGCCTTCTTCGTCGGGATGGGATTCTCGGGCACCAGCCACGTCCACGACCTCGAATCCCGCCTGACGCCGCTGCGGGACGTCTTCGCCGCCGTCTTCTTCCTGGGGATCGGTCTCAACACCGATCCGGCCGTCTTCGCCGACCTCGCCGTCGTCGGACTGCTGGCAGTCCTCGTCGTCGTGACGACGCCGACGAAGCTACTGTCGGGCTTTCTCGGCGGCCGCATCTACGGTCTCTCGGACCGCCGGAGCCTCCGGGTCGGTCTCGGCATGGTCACTCGCGGGGAGTTCTCGCTCATCATCGCCGCGCTGGCGGCGGGCTCTGGGGGCTCGGCGGTACTGACCGAGACGATTCCCTCGGTGGCGGTCGGCTACGTCCTCGTGATGAGCATCCTCGGGACGGTGCTCATGCAGTACGCGGGCGTCTTCGACCGGTTCGTCGGGAAGAAGTCGGGGTCTACGACCGGATAAGCGTCCTCAGACGAGGTTCTCGAGGTGGCCCTCGCGCTGCAACTGGTCGGCGTTTGCGCCCTCGTAGCGCCACTCGATGTCGGCCTTCTCGTCCTGCCAGTCCCAGGGGTCGATGACGACGATGTCGTCGGTGTCGATCCACGTTCGGAACCGCATCCGGCCCGGAATCCGACCCATCCGCTTTTTGCCGTCGTCGCACTGCAGGCGCACGCGCTGACCGCCCAGCATCTCCGTGACGCGGGCGAACATCTCACCGTCCCCCGGCATCCGGAGGTCCTTCCGCTGTGTCTCTTCAGTCACACGATATATACGCGGCGGAGACGTTTAAGTAATCGCTTTTCGGGACGGGACCGCTCCACGGCCCGGCCCGCTCACCCGTCGTCGAGGGCCAGCGACGCCAGCAGTGCCTCCAGTTGGACCTGCTCGTTGGCGCCGGCCGTGATGCGGTAGTCGGCCTCGCCGACCCGCTCCATCAGCCGGACGGCCTCCCGCTCGGAGAGGTCGAACTCCCAGACGGAGCGGTGGAGCTGGTCGATGACGTCGCCGCCGGCGATGCCGACGTCCGTCAGCAGCGTGTCCAGTTGGGCCCGCGCGCCGGTGAAGTCGCCGTCCAGGGCCTTCTGCACCATCTCGCGTATCTCCTCGGGCCGGGCCG
This genomic interval carries:
- a CDS encoding translation initiation factor eIF-1A, whose product is MTEETQRKDLRMPGDGEMFARVTEMLGGQRVRLQCDDGKKRMGRIPGRMRFRTWIDTDDIVVIDPWDWQDEKADIEWRYEGANADQLQREGHLENLV
- a CDS encoding cation:proton antiporter, with product MAALLLEAGALFAVLAVAGTVAARLDLSVIPFYVVAGMLVSPAVLGRAGYPALRDQEFVTLLAELGIVFLLFFLGLEFSLDRLLEAKENVGKSGLVDLVVNFPAGVVVGLALGWSALEAVVLGGIVYISSSAVITKSLIDLGWIANDEAQPMLGTLVFEDLFIAVYLAVVSAVLVGGGGIAAVATDVAVAVGFLFVLVVAVYRGGEYFERYLDVGSRELFVVRAVALTVLVGGGALALGVSEAVAAFFVGMGFSGTSHVHDLESRLTPLRDVFAAVFFLGIGLNTDPAVFADLAVVGLLAVLVVVTTPTKLLSGFLGGRIYGLSDRRSLRVGLGMVTRGEFSLIIAALAAGSGGSAVLTETIPSVAVGYVLVMSILGTVLMQYAGVFDRFVGKKSGSTTG
- the glyS gene encoding glycine--tRNA ligase, producing MSELAELSELAKRRGFFFASNEAYGGTAGFYTFGPEGAAVKRNLEDAWRDVYVRELGHMELEAPTVMPEAVFEASGHLETFDDMILECAECGATHRADHLVEDAVADVEDAEALEPSRVAELVADHGIDCPSCGAPLAGQPVEEFNLMFGTNIGPGSSSPGYLRPETAQGIFVEFPRLKEYARNQLPFGVAQVGRAYRNEISPRRALVRVREFTQAELEHFVDPEYDDPPIERVEDVELPLYSAEAQQGDGTAETYTVREAVEAGVVESEWVAYYLGESMAFYERIGVDMDRFRYRQHLPGELSHYAADCWDAETELGGNWIEVTGFAYRSDYDLRKHGEYSEEDFTIFRQYDEPKTVERATVDPDMSYLGPTFGDDAGDVVEALESLAARDRSAFDGEAVTVEVDGESYTLPVEKTGFAVEEQTESGEHITPHVVEPSFGVDRLVYSVLAHRYGTDEVDGEERSYLELPPEIAPTAVAVFPLMTKDGLDDRAREVAESLRDAGLEVTYDDTGNIGRRYRRQDEVGTPYCVTVDYDTLEDDTVTVRERDSTDQTRVAVAELPAAIDRLVSGATLSDL
- a CDS encoding cation:proton antiporter regulatory subunit produces the protein MTVYESDLPGVGKKFEVEIDDGERLVVVTHNTGKREVFRRRGDDDAEKLFELSDRLARQVGTILEGAYFQPVVTESTETMLGEDTLFEWVAVVEGSELVGRTLADLDFREATGASVVAVQRDGETEANPGADTTVRAGDTLIVVGSRADCDRVERLAAGATDPHETAAEAAESPESDDEDA